The genomic stretch GCGGCAAAGGGGCGGGCCGGTTTCACCGGCAACGGCAGGATACGCTCAATATTTGCCCAGCAAGGCCAAAAATTCTTCCTCGCGCAAAACCCTGACGCCTAAGGAACGCGCTTTTTCCAATTTCCCGCCGGCATCTTTGCCTGCCACCACATAGCCAGTTTTCTTGCTTACGGCGGACGCCGTTTTGCCGCCGGCGGCCTCGACCATGCCTGCCGCCTCGTCGCGGGTGAAGCGTTCCAGCGCGCCGGTAAAGACGAAAATCTCGCCCTTTAAAGGACCGTCCGCCGCAAGGGGCGGACGGTTCGCAAACGCAAGGCCGGCCGCCCGCAGGCGCTCGATCAATTCGGCGTTGGCGGGAACGCCGTACCAGGAAACGATGCTTTCGGCAATTTTGCCGCCGATGTCCGGCAGGGATGTTATTTCTTCTTCCTTGGCGGCGAAAAGGCGATCAAGCGTGGCGAATTGGCCGGCCAATGCTTTGGCCGCCTTTTCCCCCACATGGCGTATCCCCAGGGCGAAAAGCAGCCGCGCGAGGCCGCGCCCTTTGCTGGCGGCGATTGCCGCGACAAGGTTTTCCGCCGATTTGTCGCCCTGGCGCTCCAACTGGCTGATGTCCTCCCGTTTGAGCGCGTAAAGATCCGCCGCGTCCTTGAGCAGCCCCGCCTCCGTCAAGGCGCCGATCAGCTTAGGGCCCGCCCCTTCTATGTCCATGGCCGGGCGCGAAACAAAATGGACGATTTTTTCGCGCCCGAGCGCCGGACAGCGCGGATTGGAACAATAAAACGCCACTTCGCCTTCCCGTCGCTCTATGCGCGCCGCACATTCAGGGCAGGCGCCGGGCGGGGAATAGGGAAGCGCCCCGGGCGGGCGCTTGTCCGGCAGCACCCGCACTACTTCGGGGATAATGTCGCCGGCCTTGTGTATGATTACCGCGTCGCCCTCGCGTATGTCTTTTTGCGCCACATAGTCGAAATTATGCAAAGTGGCGCGGCTGACCGTGCTGCCGGACAGCTTGACCGGTTCGAGTTCGGCGGCCGGGGTCACGACGCCGGTGCGTCCTACCCGCAAAATTATTTTTTTCAGCCGGGTCTGCGCCTCTTCCGCCGGAAATTTATAGGCGATCGCCCAGCGCG from Acidaminococcales bacterium encodes the following:
- the ligA gene encoding NAD-dependent DNA ligase LigA, coding for MREIDALRAQIRRQEYNYYVLDRPEISDAEYDALLRRLRELETAHPELKTADSPTQRVGGAVAPGFGAAQHIAPLLSLANAFSLEDLAAFDARVRGVLGGEPVEYVVEPKIDGLACSLIYENGVLTRAATRGDGFAGENVTANIRTVRSIPLKLLEEKETAPALLDVRGEVYMSRDAFARLNQEKEDAGENGFANPRNAAAGSLRQLDPAVTARRELSFFAYAAGTGARAYHSETLGMLARLGFLVSAGYKVIKDIKEVAPLIQEYAVKRQELPFAIDGVVIKVNDAAQQERLGATGKDPRWAIAYKFPAEEAQTRLKKIILRVGRTGVVTPAAELEPVKLSGSTVSRATLHNFDYVAQKDIREGDAVIIHKAGDIIPEVVRVLPDKRPPGALPYSPPGACPECAARIERREGEVAFYCSNPRCPALGREKIVHFVSRPAMDIEGAGPKLIGALTEAGLLKDAADLYALKREDISQLERQGDKSAENLVAAIAASKGRGLARLLFALGIRHVGEKAAKALAGQFATLDRLFAAKEEEITSLPDIGGKIAESIVSWYGVPANAELIERLRAAGLAFANRPPLAADGPLKGEIFVFTGALERFTRDEAAGMVEAAGGKTASAVSKKTGYVVAGKDAGGKLEKARSLGVRVLREEEFLALLGKY